TTGGTTTACTTGGCCATTCTGCATATCCTAGATTTTATTTTGGTACTCATGTAAATTCGTTCGTCATGCTTTGTGTTTATTGGTACGACCAGGTTTATGGGGCATTAAGTATGTCTGTCAAGATGTTCTTAATGTGGAATTCAGAATTGCATATAGATGGAGGAGGGGGAGATACAGCTGTTTCGACCTCCACACTTGAGGCTAGCAATTTATTCGTTCTTAGGGTACTCACAAATTCATGTCATTGTTTTCCTCCTCCTAGTAATTTTATGACATGCGGTTGAATCTAATTTGTTTGTATGACCTCTCATTCTAAATATAGGAATCATCTGTGATTCGCTCAAATGCAAATCTTTTTGTCCATGGACAAGGTCTCTTGAATCTAACTGGACCAGGGGATTCAATTGAAGCACAGCGGCTTGTTTTGTCACTGTTTTACCGGATTTATGTAAGAGGTTTCCGTCTGTTTGTTTCAGTGACATTCCTACATTCTATAACTATTTTGTGCAGATGCAAAGATAGTTGGTGTTTATAGCTACGAAAATGTGATAAAACTAGCATAATTTGACAATCGGTCTCCTTTAACGGCCATATTGgctttttaaataattgataTAGAAAGGTACTTGATATGTCCGTCCAGAAGATAACAACTTCTTTACTTTTTCCCCTGGAAATTGAAGGTTGGGCCTGGATCTATTTTGCGTGGTCCTCTGCAGAATGCATCCCGAGATGCTGTGTAAGTGTGAAGGAAAATgccacatttttttttaatccatatTCTTCTGAGATAAAGTCAGCTAACAATAATCGAGTTCACATCCTTTGCAGTACACCAAAGCTCTATTGTGATAGGCAAGATTGTCCCTATGAACTACTGAATCCTCCAGAGGATTGCAATGTCAATTCGTCTCTGTCCTTTACTCTACAGGTACTTCTGCCGTACTTAAAACAGCATGCTCTCGCATGAAAATTCTgatatcttttctttctttcagcaTGGAAATTCTGAtaacttttctttctttctagaTATGCCGAGTTGAGGATATTATCGTCGAAGGTTTCATCAGAGGATCAGTAGTTCATTTCCACCGTGCAAAAACAGTAACCCTTGAATCCTCTGGAGAGATTAGTGCCAGTGGAATGGGTAAACAATAAACTATTTTCTCTTTTGGATTTGGTTTGATCGCGCATTCTACTTCTACATTTCATATGGGCATGTCCTTGGCTTTCTCCCCCATCATAAGTTTAAGGCGCTACTACGCATTTTGCAtagggagaaagaagagatgttCTTATGTTTTTGTATTGTATTCCTTAGCATCATAAATATGCaattgttttgtgtgtgtcacAGGTTGTAGAGGTGGTGTAGGTGAAGGTAAATTGCTTGGAAATGGCATTGGTAGTGGTGGTGGGCATGGCGGTAAAGGGGGCCGTGTATGCTACAATAGCAGTTGTGTTGAAGGTGGAATTACGTATGGAGATGCAGATCTCCCTTGTGAGCTTGGCAGTGGAAGCGGTGATTATAGCCCGGATTATTCATCTGCTGGTGGTGGTATTGTAGGTATGGAATGTCAGAGTTTTTGACGATTCTGGAGTTCTATTTAACACGAGATTAGGTTGTGTCTTCATAGGACTTGATGTAGAGTGTATGATGTAGACTACTGACTATTCGTACGTGTGCCAAATATTTGActaattatatttcttttattatgataagtttataatttatagccTGTTAACATTATAGGACCTTGTCATCGTTTAGCCAATACACTACTGTGCATGCTGTGATTGCCATGAAAGCTTATTTCTTTCAAGATAATACTGTTTAACCTGTTCTTTTCTTTCGTTTGAATCTGGTCAGTGATTGGTTCACGGGAGCAGCCTCTATCTGCATTATCACTTGAAGGCTCAATGAGGGCTGATGGAGAAAGTGTCAAACGTTTGAGCAGAGATGAAAATGGTTCTGTTGTAGCACCTGGTGGTGGTTCTGGTGGAACAGTTCTTTTGTTTCTGCGTTATCTTATTCTGGGAGAGTCTTCTCTTCTCTCAACTGGCGGTGGGTCAGGCAGTCctgttggtggtggtggtggcggaggTGGGAGGATTCATTTTCATTGGTCTAACATTCCCACTGGCGACATATACCAGCCTATTGCTAGTGTGAAAGGGATAATCCATGCACGGTCTGGCCTTTAGATACCTGTGCATTTCCCATTTCTATGCTATTGTTTGATATTATTTTCCAGCATGTCCCATTAACattgtttctttttgtaattgTAGGGGGGGAGCGGCATTAGATGATGAATTTTCTGGCAAAAATGGCACAGTAACTGGAAGGCCTTGTCCAAAAGGACTCCACGGTATATTTTGCAAGGTTAGGAAAACTTAGTTCAACATTTTCCTGCTGCTATATAATATCATGGGTGAAAATTTTCTATTTGCCTTTTGTTCCCTTATCACGATTGAGTTGTTACTGTAGTTTATCTAAGCTCACTATATTCCCAATTCCTACTTTTCTTCAGGAGTGCCCATCTGGTACATTCAAGAATGTTACTGGATCTGACACGTCTCTTTGCCGTCCTTGTCCCATTGATGAGCTTCCAACTCGTGCTGTCTATGTTCCAGTTCGAGGTACAAATAGCATTCGCCTATATCTTGAGCTCTTGTGTATTACATATGTGCTATAAATTTCCTCGTTGACAAGTTTTGTTTCCGGTTCATTTACCAACCCGAAATCTGTATTTTCCCTCGATAATGAATATAGTTGTGGTTCATAAAGAACTGTTTGTTTAAGTTGGCTATGATCttgttttcttgttcatttACCTGTAAACTGGCTATGTCCACGTATCAACTATAAACCTCGGAATCTTCTATGCTTAATAACAGGTGGTGTTTCTGAGACACCATGTCCATATCGATGCATATCGGAAAGGTATCATATGCCACACTGTTACACCGCTCTGGAGGAGTTAATTTACACATTTGGTGGGCCTTGGTTGTTTGGTCTTCTTCTGATGGGTCTCCTCATCCTCTTAGCACTTGTACTTAGTGTTGCAAGAATGAAATTTGTTGGAGTTGATGATTTACCTGGCCCAGCTCCCACACATCATGGCTCTCAAATTGATCATTCCTTCCCTTTCCTTGAATCACTAAATGAGGTTAGATGATTTTCTTTGTCTTGTAACATTAGATCCAAAAACTGTTTATTTGTCTTTACTTTCTGCGAAGCAAATGAAGAATGATgtatttattttctgatttgTCACTCCAAATGCAACTAGTGTATGGCTAGCATACATGATTGAGTGAAATAGCCTGCCAAGTTCTCCTTATATTACAGACTTTACAGTGTTGTGTTGTATATaatgttatttcttttttagGTCTTGGAAACAAATAGAGCAGAGCAATCGCAGAGTCATGTGCATAGAATGTATTTTATGGGTCCTAATACATTCAGCGAGCCATGGCATCTCTCGCATATTCCCCCGGAAGAAATAAAAGAGATAGTGTTAGTTGTTTCTTGTTTTATCTCCAAGCTGATTGGaattgtgtttaattgttttttctaTAGTTATCTTAACAAGTTGTCTGGGCTCTGAAATGTTCGTATATGATTTTGGAATCTTTAGATATGAGGCTGCATTTAACACGTTTGTGGACGAAATCAACTCTATAGCTGCATATCAGTGGTGGGAAGGTGCAATATATAGTATTCTTTCAGTGGTTGCATATCCGCTTGCGTGGTCTTGGCAGCAATGGCGGCGGAAGTTAAAATTGCAAAAATTGCGTGAGTTTGTACGTTCAGAATATGATCATTCCTGTTTACGCTCCTGTCGCTCCCGGGCTTTATACGAGGGTCTGAAGGTGATTTCTTGATGATTTAATCTCATAATCACTCAATGGACTACATAGTGTCAGAGTATCTGATTCGTTTTACAAGGATTTGTTGTTTTAAGCTTTAGTgcatatttttcttcttctaaataTAGGTCGCTGCCACCTCCGATTTGATGCTTGCATATCTGGATTTCTTCCTTGGTGGTGATGAAAAAAGGACAGACCTTCCACCTCGGCTTCACCAAAGGTTTCCAATGCCCATATTGTTTGGTGGTGATGGCAGTTACATGGCTCCTTTCTCACTTCAAAATGACAATATTCTTACTAGTCTGATGAATCAGGTTGGTTCCTTTCTTCCTTAGTTAACGAGAAGCAGTTTCAGCAGCCATTTTAGAGGTTGTATTGATCTTTgtcattgttttattttctcaGCTCGTTGCTCCCACTACTTGGTACAGACTGGTGGCTGGTGTCAATGCTCAATTACGCCTTGTTCGCCGTGGGCGTCTGAGATCAACGTTTCATTCTGTTCTGAGATGGTTAGAAACTCATGCGAATCCCGCTCTAGAAACACATGGCATACGGGTTGATCTGGCCTGGTTCCAGACTACAGCTTGTGGTTACTGCCAATATGGTCTCTTGATTCATGCTGCTGAGGATTGTGAACCAACGTCACCTCAGTTTGTCGGTGAAACAGCATGGACTGAGATCCAGCCACGGTACTAAATGATAAATTGCATCCTTTCGTCCTGTTTATTCGTAGTGACAATAGGCATTATGAACCgggtaatatataagataaataacgTGATCACTTTAGAAACTGAaggtttattttttgtaatgtcACACTTCAGCATGTTTTCATTGTGCACTTCATTTTTAGCTATGCGGAGTTATGATTTCTTGTTCTTGTAACTTCTAGTTATGGCGTGAGTGCACACAAAGAGAATTCCCCAGCACATTTAAGAGAGAGTATGCTCTACAACCAAAACCACACAAACACTGAGGATTATGCTACACGCAGAAAGAACTATGCAGGGATAATCGACGGTGACAGCTTACCGAGTCTCAAAGAGAAgagagacatgttttttattctCTCTTTCTTAGTTCACAACACTAAACCTGTGGGCCACCAGGTACCTCTCCAATCCAAATTcttataatatgaatgtcttcttatatattgtgcTGTCCAACTTTTCAATAACTCTTCCCTCTGTTATCTCCTATGATATTGCAGGATATGGTTGGCTTAGTTATTTCGATGTTACTTTTAGGAGATTTTAGTCTAGTCTTGCTCACGCTGCTCCAGCTGTATTCGATTTCTATGGTGGATGTACTGTTGGCTTTGTTTATATTACCTCTCGGCTTGCTTTTGCCATTCCCCGCTGGAATCAATGCCTTATTCAGTCATGGACCCAGACGCTCTGCTGGCTTAGCACGCGTTTACGCTTTGTGGAACTACATGTCCTTGGTCAATGTAGTAAgtactctttgtttttttctgttgttggaaacttattttgtttgaaaatgCAATGTGAACTGCATGTTCATGTCATATGAGTATGAATTTTTTAACAGTTGAAACTATGACTGTTGATTCTATGGGAAGATGTTGCATGTCTCACGTTACCTGACAAGTTTTGGTTGTGTGACAGGTTGTTGCTTTTCTCTGCGGATATGTTCATTATCACAGCGAATCATCAGCAAGCAAGAAAATCCCGTTTCAGCCGTGGAATATAAACATGTGAGTTTTACTACAATGGAAAGTAATACTTCGTGGCAATCTTATGTTTCGGTCTATTGGGTTTGTGATGTGTGTTGTGGTTTTTGGGTGGGGATGCAGGGGTGAAAGTGAATGGTGGATATTTCCAGCGGGACTGGTCGTGTGCAAGATAATGCAGTCGCAGCTCATAAATAGACATGTAGCAAACCTGGAGATACAAGACCGCTCGTTGTACAGTAAGGATTTTGAGCTGTTTTGGCAGTCGTGACGAAGTCTTGTCAGGTAAATTTTATGAGAACAATTGAAAAGACCACTGTCCCAGTTTGTTTTGTAATTCTATTATGCTATAGGTGAATAGAATTAGGGATACAAAAGAGAAGGAACTCTGATTGTCAAGGGAAAAAGAAAGTAGAAAACAAGTTTATTTGATGGTGAATTATTATTAGAGGGGTTTGGTTTTTGTTTCCAGTGGATTTTCTATTGGTAAAAGATTCTTCTTAAGGATTTGTATGTAAATAAGTGAGAAACCCCATTAAATCTATCTACTGGGGGGCTGTGTTTATTATTTCTGCCTCAATACTCTTCTTCACTTGAGTTATTGTTCTTTTGGTGCATATAGTGACAAAGAAATGGATTTTGGgatcttaatttttattatttggttcTGACTTTTGAAGAGAATGAACGTAGGTAGCCAAGTAAACCATTACTCTCCCGCCTTGACCTAGTCAGAACGCTCGCTGTATCTATATATATGGTCGTCAACCAAGTTGGCTCCTCTCTATGATTACTTTTCCTATAATTTTTTCGTATCTTAGAAATTGGCGTCACCAAGAGCTCGAGGTTGCGGAATGTAACTAACTTAATTAAAGACGCAAAGATTCtaacatttacaccaaaaaaaaaaaaaaaaaagacgcaaAAGATTCGTTGTCATTCAAGTTATCACAACCCAACTACAGAATGATCTCACCAAGGAAATCTGTGTCAAGAGTTTCAGGGGTCTTATTGAATTTcgtaattttgatgaaaattaaatttgaagATCCTTTCACTTGATAAACCGTCACGTGTATAGAACTGAGCGTGAGTTAGGACAGAGAGCAGATTTCGTCCATAGCTCACTACCAAATGCATATGTAACTTGCCTATCCATCCCACCCAAAGCTGTTCAAAATTATACGAACGTGTCACTGTGTCATAAGGAATTAAGACGGCCGTGTCGTCTAGGAGTTAAGGGTTTCAGCGAATGGAGTTACGGGTTTCTCAGCGAACCTGTcgctgtgtatatatatatagggaaatgttaaaaaaatctagaggtaattttactaaatattagcaaaatataataaatattaagaaattatagagataattctattgtgaaacaaaccaaatatactattgtttgtttgtacttatgtaaaatgtatatatacaaaaagtattaatttatgatttgaaccatataattatatagaattttttaaaatattattatcttataatTTTATCGATTCATATCATATTTTGAACCAGTCCAACTtgaaaccaaatttttttattaatttatcgagtattaattaatagaatttatactgtatatataatatatatgcacATGATGCAAAAATCCGGCCCTTAACTAAGAAATAAAATCCTTATAAACTTTAATACACCACAATAATAATAGATCAaatagatataataaaattttaatacttaaacatgaaacataaaatCTCAATTATTTATTGTAATATACAAGAGACTGTTTTATAAGCTTATATTCCACAAGAATCTCCTCCAGGTCCACCATATGTGAACAGATTATATTCTTTGGCGAAAATTGGTTTCTTTCCATCTTTTAATCCATAACATTTGTTGTTGTCTAATAGCTTCTCTAGCTTATAATTGCGACTAGGCATGAAATTATATTTAGTGTCTACAATGAGGAGGTTTTTAACACGTGCGGATTCATCTTCCTTTTGAGTTGGCAGATGACCATTGCCCATTGGTGGACTAATACCAGAAGGGGAAGCTTGGACTACTCCCGTGACTCCAACCATATCCACACTACGACCTATGATATCAAATAGTTCTTTTGGCCAATAACCAATCTTTATATCCTTTTTAGTGGCTCTTACGAGTATTGTCCACCAATGTCCGGTTGCATAATCCTTTAATAGATCATAAAAACATTATGCACATTAGGTTTGTATAATATTGCTCAAGAAAATGTTAATAGAAAAGTATAAATACTACCTGTGAAATACTAGGATTAACAGCCCTATCTCCTTTCCGGGGATAAGGAAAAGGAACAGATAAAGGATCAGTTGTTGACACTTGAATAAAACCAGGACATATTGTATTGTAACATCCTGCTCCATTGGCACCCTATCAATATTCAGTTTATTATATCAGTATAGTCTagataaaaattgaaaatttatatatatcaaaaagaCAAAATTACAAATACAGATTAAAAGAATAACTAAATAAGTATTAAAATATGTCTGATACaaaattattgttatattttaaaatacaatataaaacattttatgtaattttactatgcatatttatattattttaaatggtttgtttagaaaaataagattaacaattataaaaatgtgaGATTTTGTGTCGGACAATTAACTATATTTataacaagagaaaaaaaatcatattattttagttctTATTTTTAACTATCCTTTTACATTTTAATGAAAGAACTTTAAAAACAGAAGATTGCTATTTATATGTTTCacttatactatatataaaatacaataatcatattttaataacaCGCCATGGTTTagcataatttttcttttactaagaaatttatgattattttcttatgtttcaGCTAATGTACCTTCCAAAACCCGTAACTCCATGTGCGTCCATCATCAAATAAACTTGGATTTACCTATTTGTCAAACTATATTTTGTTAAACAAACctatataaaactaaattaaaaatgcAACGTTAATTTACCATCCAACCGGTTTggataaaattagtttttttgttgtatCCACTGCCAACATATATATTAGCATATGAAGCTTGGTCCCTACTAATGTTCAAATCATGCACACTCATCCAAGCTGCTAAACCATGGTAAGGACCTTCATGTTGTGATCTAACTCCAGCAATCTTTAAATTCCGAAAGTATACATCATATGATTTTTCAAGATATACATATTTATGACTCAAATCATTCAAAGACTTACATGTGTCCCTGGACTATCTTCTGTGAGTGGGTTGAAGTGTTTCTCAGCCCAGTACTTAGCATTTGCGATATATTCTTTTGTATTTCTTAGTATAGGTACTGTTCCATTTGGACAGTTGATGCTTAttctattttcaattttattcttTGTTTGCCTTTTTGGTTTCCAGCTTGAAAAAGATGGTTCCATCTATTTCAAATTAAATGGTTACATATTAATGTAAAGtgagattatatatatatatatatatatatatatatatatatatatatatatatatatatatattatctatacTATACCAAACAACAGATAAATTTTACTTGAAAAAATCATCTTTAGtttattgatttttgttttgaaacgcAGATAGAAAGTTGAAAATTTAACAAAAGTGTAGTTGATAAATAATTTCAGTTTTATGTTTAACtactttataatttatattcaaGAGAGTTAGGTTAAAAACAAACTAAGACTAGTAACAAAGAAAAATTGGattgttagcaaaaaaaaaaagtgattgtAATCACACAGTCATTCATGAATTTTCACTCCACTAAATCAATAAAGTAagtattgtttattatttttttttaaaaagcataTAATCTTGGGGAATGAATACCTGAATTTTATGGTTTTTGAGTAGTGGATGGCTTAATGAAGGTTGTTTATATATATCCACACAATCATATATAATCTTCTCGTTTAgctataaaaacatatttggaTTAATAccagaaaataattttcatactATCAGTTTAAAAGTTGGACGTgtataaatacatatttcttattattcttttcatctaCCTTAAATGATTTCACATTTCTGTCACTTTCTATAGATTGAACTACCGAAACTAGGAATATGAATGTGACgagtttgaaaaataaattcatattaataatcctaatttttttaaaaaatattttcttcttgtTGAATACACCTCCAAATAATTAGGTATttataatagtaaaaataaagagGTGATTGGTTGTGGCTGTAGATGCTctagaaatccaaaatttaatttaaagtcatACATATCAACCAATCATGCTTTCCTTTCTTTTAAAAAGTTACAACAAAAATAtctctgaaaaataaaataaaaagactgTAGAAAGTTTTATTTctagagcaaaaaaataatgCTTTATAAAGTTACATCAAAAATAGTTACagcaaataaatttatatctaCTATtctaaagacaaaaaaataaaatccacGCACTTACCAATCACCCCTTTAATTCTATGTTCCTTCTTggtcttcaaatattttatgttatttaatcgtttttattaataatcatTATAAATGGATAAACATTTCAATTTTCTATATGGTTTCATTGgtgtttttattatacattGGTTCACTtggatattttattaaaagatataaatatcACACACTTAAATGTTCTAAtttgatttttcaatttttttctatttaatacTAATTTCAATAATTTACCGTGTTTTTATAcacctaaaataaatatatatcccTCTTTATTCGTccattttacctttttaataaaaaaatattaatactctgagatcttatttataaaaaattgaatatacatgttaatttttaaaaatgtatatgtcGCATTGTTGACACGCAGCAACATAAAAGTACTTTCTGTATGTAATGCATTTTACctttttagtaaaatatattaacatatatatcatAGGAAATTTAGTAATCATATTGTCTGCTTAAAG
Above is a window of Brassica napus cultivar Da-Ae chromosome A10, Da-Ae, whole genome shotgun sequence DNA encoding:
- the LOC106430903 gene encoding uncharacterized protein LOC106430903, with product MARFQFIVFFFFVSVAVFAVNPSSSYRFAIVEPNSGLDPDSESESESESLLFHQDYSPPAPPPPPPHGPSVSCTDDLGGVGFLDTTCKIVADLNLTKDVYIAGKGNFIILPGVKFHCAIPGCSIAINVSGNFSLGAASTIVAGTFELSAGNASFAGGSAVNTTGLAGSPPSQTSGTPQGIDGAGGGHGGRGACCLTDTRKLPEDVWGGDAYSWSTLSKPWSYGSKGGSTSREIDYGGGGGGRVKMNITQFLDVNGSLLAEGGYGGAKGGGGSGGSIFIIAYKMTGIGKISACGGSGYGGGGGGRVSVDIFSRHDDPKIFVHGGYSIGCPDNSGAAGTLYDAVPRSLFVSNYNLTTDTYTLLLEFPFQPRWTNIYIQDKARATCPLLWSRVQVQGQISLLCGGVLSFGLSHYGTSVFELLAEELLMSDSIIKVYGALSMSVKMFLMWNSELHIDGGGGDTAVSTSTLEASNLFVLRESSVIRSNANLFVHGQGLLNLTGPGDSIEAQRLVLSLFYRIYVGPGSILRGPLQNASRDAVTPKLYCDRQDCPYELLNPPEDCNVNSSLSFTLQICRVEDIIVEGFIRGSVVHFHRAKTVTLESSGEISASGMGCRGGVGEGKLLGNGIGSGGGHGGKGGRVCYNSSCVEGGITYGDADLPCELGSGSGDYSPDYSSAGGGIVVIGSREQPLSALSLEGSMRADGESVKRLSRDENGSVVAPGGGSGGTVLLFLRYLILGESSLLSTGGGSGSPVGGGGGGGGRIHFHWSNIPTGDIYQPIASVKGIIHARGGAALDDEFSGKNGTVTGRPCPKGLHGIFCKECPSGTFKNVTGSDTSLCRPCPIDELPTRAVYVPVRGGVSETPCPYRCISERYHMPHCYTALEELIYTFGGPWLFGLLLMGLLILLALVLSVARMKFVGVDDLPGPAPTHHGSQIDHSFPFLESLNEVLETNRAEQSQSHVHRMYFMGPNTFSEPWHLSHIPPEEIKEIVYEAAFNTFVDEINSIAAYQWWEGAIYSILSVVAYPLAWSWQQWRRKLKLQKLREFVRSEYDHSCLRSCRSRALYEGLKVAATSDLMLAYLDFFLGGDEKRTDLPPRLHQRFPMPILFGGDGSYMAPFSLQNDNILTSLMNQLVAPTTWYRLVAGVNAQLRLVRRGRLRSTFHSVLRWLETHANPALETHGIRVDLAWFQTTACGYCQYGLLIHAAEDCEPTSPQFVGETAWTEIQPRYGVSAHKENSPAHLRESMLYNQNHTNTEDYATRRKNYAGIIDGDSLPSLKEKRDMFFILSFLVHNTKPVGHQDMVGLVISMLLLGDFSLVLLTLLQLYSISMVDVLLALFILPLGLLLPFPAGINALFSHGPRRSAGLARVYALWNYMSLVNVVVAFLCGYVHYHSESSASKKIPFQPWNINMGESEWWIFPAGLVVCKIMQSQLINRHVANLEIQDRSLYSKDFELFWQS
- the LOC106424582 gene encoding uncharacterized protein LOC106424582, with the protein product MNLFFKLVTFIFLVSVVQSIESDRNVKSFKLNEKIIYDCVDIYKQPSLSHPLLKNHKIQMEPSFSSWKPKRQTKNKIENRISINCPNGTVPILRNTKEYIANAKYWAEKHFNPLTEDSPGTHIAGVRSQHEGPYHGLAAWMSVHDLNISRDQASYANIYVGSGYNKKTNFIQTGWMVNPSLFDDGRTWSYGFWKGANGAGCYNTICPGFIQVSTTDPLSVPFPYPRKGDRAVNPSISQDYATGHWWTILVRATKKDIKIGYWPKELFDIIGRSVDMVGVTGVVQASPSGISPPMGNGHLPTQKEDESARVKNLLIVDTKYNFMPSRNYKLEKLLDNNKCYGLKDGKKPIFAKEYNLFTYGGPGGDSCGI